A window of the Gossypium hirsutum isolate 1008001.06 chromosome A05, Gossypium_hirsutum_v2.1, whole genome shotgun sequence genome harbors these coding sequences:
- the LOC107957130 gene encoding uncharacterized protein isoform X2, whose translation MENKRQVSGSSSSSSSSSSSSVSLDHLFGPKDSSSSSTTTTGLFGTIFPPPSVVLGRDSTHSGIRGSWNTQGLPHHARYGTDHNTDYSKGQSSSTRNKDKSSSVYHNETVEPSYLSSSIYYGGQENYSPRKKTTESPPYFQKDGGDDDPNGNNSHGASRGNWWQGMKKH comes from the exons ATGGAAAACAAAAGGCAAGTGAGTGgctcttcatcatcatcatcatcatcatcttcatcgtcTGTTTCTTTGGATCATCTCTTTGGTCCAAAGGACTCTTCTTCTTCATCAACTACCACAACTGGGCTTTTTGGAACTATTTTTCCCCCTCCATCAGTG GTGCTGGGGAGGGACTCAACTCACTCCGGAATTAGAGGTTCATGGAATACTCAGGGTTTGCCCCATCATGCCAGATATGGAACAG ATCATAACACTGATTATAGCAAGGGACAAAGCAGCAGCACAAGGAATAAAGACAAGAGTTCATCCGTTTATCACAATGAAACAGTGGAACCTAGCTATCTCAGCTCATCTATTTACTATGGAGGCCAAGAAAACTATTCTCCAAGGAAGAAAACCACTGAGTCTCCCCCCTAT TTTCAAAAAGATGGGGGAGATGATGATCCCAATGGAAACAATTCTCATGGTGCTTCAAGAGGAAATTGGTGGCAGGGTATGAAGAAGCATTAG
- the LOC107957130 gene encoding uncharacterized protein isoform X1 has product MENKRQVSGSSSSSSSSSSSSVSLDHLFGPKDSSSSSTTTTGLFGTIFPPPSVVLGRDSTHSGIRGSWNTQGLPHHARYGTDHNTDYSKGQSSSTRNKDKSSSVYHNETVEPSYLSSSIYYGGQENYSPRKKTTESPPYFQKDGGDDDPNGNNSHGASRGNWWQGSLYY; this is encoded by the exons ATGGAAAACAAAAGGCAAGTGAGTGgctcttcatcatcatcatcatcatcatcttcatcgtcTGTTTCTTTGGATCATCTCTTTGGTCCAAAGGACTCTTCTTCTTCATCAACTACCACAACTGGGCTTTTTGGAACTATTTTTCCCCCTCCATCAGTG GTGCTGGGGAGGGACTCAACTCACTCCGGAATTAGAGGTTCATGGAATACTCAGGGTTTGCCCCATCATGCCAGATATGGAACAG ATCATAACACTGATTATAGCAAGGGACAAAGCAGCAGCACAAGGAATAAAGACAAGAGTTCATCCGTTTATCACAATGAAACAGTGGAACCTAGCTATCTCAGCTCATCTATTTACTATGGAGGCCAAGAAAACTATTCTCCAAGGAAGAAAACCACTGAGTCTCCCCCCTAT TTTCAAAAAGATGGGGGAGATGATGATCCCAATGGAAACAATTCTCATGGTGCTTCAAGAGGAAATTGGTGGCAGG GCTCACTTTATTACTAA
- the LOC107957129 gene encoding uncharacterized protein, with protein MKFVGCFLVFLAVLGIALLNVAVGAGECGRSSPDREAWKLAPCAMAAQDSNAPVSSSCCQQVKKIGQNPRCLCAVMLSNTAKSSGIKPEIAITIPKRCNIADRPVGYQCGEYTLP; from the exons ATGAAGTTCGTTGGCTGTTTTCTGGTGTTTCTTGCTGTTCTAGGCATTGCCTTGCTTAATGTTGCAGTAGGAGCTGGTGAATGTGGGAGATCATCCCCTGATAGGGAAGCCTGGAAGTTAGCTCCTTGTGCAATGGCTGCACAAGATTCTAACGCTCCAGTTTCCAGCAGTTGCTGCCAACAGGTGAAGAAAATAGGCCAGAATCCGCGATGCCTATGCGCCGTCATGCTTTCCAACACGGCTAAGAGTTCTGGGATCAAGCCGGAAATTGCTATCACTATTCCAAAACGCTGCAACATTGCTGATCGTCCTGTTGGTTATCAGTGTggag AATACACTTTGCCTTGA